The DNA window GCCTCGAATGGAGGACCGAGACGGACGCGTACAGTGGCTCCGCATTGGTCTGGAACGACGAGTCGGTGATTCATATGCAGGTATTTCCGAAGTCGACCGAGCCTGCCGAGCCGCGGGGCTTGCGCCCCCGACGACGGTAAGGCCCCAGCAAAAAAGTCGCTCTTTTCCAAGCTCTTTCGTCGGATATTGAAGCAACTTGAGAGCTGCAGCCTTCTGCTCCCCCCGGTGTGCGAATCACGGCGAACTTCGACTTTGGCAGCCTCAGAGCAAGCCAACGCAGAGATTTCTGCAATGCATTCCTCCTCAAGAGATTCTTGCTGTAAGCGACTTTGGTAAGATGCAATTCACGCTATTCGGTGGAGAGCAAATGCCGGACGATCTCATTTCCGCGACAAGTTCCGCAACTCCTGGCTCCGTAACGGGAGTGTGCGTCAGGATGTTGCTTGGTCATCATCTTGAGCCCGCTTCCGGTCAAACCTTCGGCGCCTCAGTGACTGAGTTCGCCGCAGTCACACAACTCTCCGTCGGCGACGACCCGGTGCTGATGGGCCCCATGCAGGTATCGATCGGCGGATGTACAGCACCTTCGCCATTCAACGCCATGCCAGGCACCTGCTATGGTTGCGGACAGGTCTCGCCCGCCGCAGGTGAACTGCTTCGAGCACCTATGCCGGTTCTTCGGATAGGGAACCAAGGGCATTGTGCCGGTGTGGCCATTAGCAATGTGTGGCCACACCCGCCCATCCCCGTAATGTGCGAGCTGAAAATCTGCCGATCTGGACAACGCGCCACAGGAGGCGCTCCGCCACCGGCTGCAGTTCCTCAAGTCGCCCATGGAACTGTTGGAGCGGGTGAAGCTGCAACGAATGGACAGAGCGAGTTTAAGCTCAAGGTGTCGTGGCTCGATGCGCCGGCAAACGGTCTCCGAGTTTTGGCACGCCCGACGAAAGGCGAGGCGGCCCAAGGAGTTAGGAACCTGATTCTTGACGAGAAGGGCTGCGTCACGTTCCGTATGCCGAATAGAGAGTGCGTCGTCCAATTGATCGACGTCCTTCCTGAGCAGATCCATGAGCAATCCGCGGCCACTGTCTCGGAAGACAGATTACCTTGCCTGAATTACACGGTGAAGAAGGGTGACACCCTGTGGTCGATCGGCCAACGGTTCGGGACTTCCTGGGAGAAGATTTGGAATCATGAGAAAAACGGAAAACTGAAGAGTGACCGGCATAGCGATCCAAAACGTCTTCAAGAGAACGACGCCCTGGTTATTCCGCAACTTCAACGAGCGACCCTAAAGTTGAATGCCAAGACGGAAAACCATGTGAGGCTCGTACCACTGCTTCCGCACATCGACAGTCATTGCCACGTCGTTGCAGCATCGCAGTATGAGCCGGTCTTGGGCGGATCGGACCAACAAGAGCTGGCAGCCTACGACGAAGTCGTCCTCGTATACAAAGACGGCGTCGCGGTGCGGTGGCCCGCACCGGTTACTGTGGATGTCCGCCGTACTGGCACGGATCCGGGCGAGCAGCCGACGTGGGATAGGACGGATGTTGACGTCCAAAGTGTCGTTCGACTTTCGATTAGCTCAAGCAACCGCACGCCGCCGCAGCCTGCAATCTATGAGTCGGAAACTGAATGGACGGTGTCCAAGCCTGGATCGGACGGCGTGGCTTCGGGTGTAGCGATTTTTTTGGCGAACGGCTCGTTGACGCAAGTACCACTTCCGACGTGTCTTCGGCGCAACGGGCAATTGCCGATCTGCCTGCGAGATGGACAGGAGCTTAGGTTTCAGGAAAACCTTCCCCGGCTTGTGCAGCGGCATCATTTCGGATTCGCCGCGTGGATCAACACCCCAGCAGGGTTCCGAGGCGCTGTCAGCATGGTGGCCGTTGGTAAGTTCCTCGTCCACAACGTACTTGAAAGTGAGGCGACAAACGCTTGGTATCTGCTCAGGGGGCTGGCAGGAAACTCGACGACCGATCGGCTCAACGATCGGGCAAAGGCCATCGTGCCCCTCGTTCTCGATCTTAGCCAGACTCCGATTCGAAAATCCCTTCACGCCTGGGTGCTGGATGTAATTGCTGGCTCACACGTCGAGGCCGAAGTTCGCGACGACAGTCAGGATTACCCGCGGCGCGAGTACATCTGGTTCAAACAGGACGTCAACAGAATCGTCACCGTCGTAGAACGTATCGCCCACAAAGGGCGCGGTGAGGTTTTGCCGTTTGCCCCATTTGATGCGCGGAACCCGGAGGCAATGAAGATCGTCAAGGATTGTGTCCCGCAACGGGGTTTTGTCGGAATCAAGATGTACACACGTTGCGGTTGGTTGCCCACGGAGAATGCCAAGCTCTTCGGGGATCCTCGTGGGGCAATCGTAGACCGACAGGCTAAAGAGCTTCTTGAGTTCGCCATCAAAAGCGACCTGCCGATCACGAATCACCATTCTCCGGGGGGATGGCCCCCGACCTCAGAAGAAGTTGGGCCTGCATGCTTTTGGTCGAGTCTGAACTTCGGATTTCCGCGTCTGAACAAGCCAAATCCGCAAGCCAGTTTCGAGGACGCCGCCCGATGGCTGGTTGAAGCGTTCTGTGTCGCGACGGCGAGGTACTGCGAGTACGTTCAGACACTGGCCTCGCCTTACATCTGGATCTCGACCCTTAACGAGAATACGAGACTCCGGCTCAACTTGGCCCACTTTGGAACTGCTGGTGCCGCTTGGTGCCGCTATCAAAGCAGGCAGTCGGCAAGTATTGAGGTGAGCGAGTCCACGTCCACCTATCTCCGCTACAACCCTGTCATCGTCAGCGGGGAGAGATTTGCCGGTTCGCAGTTCAAGGCCGCTGTCCTGCTACGCCTGACGCGCGCATCAGTTTCTGAACTGGAGTGGTATTTGACAGACGACGAGTTCGGTTGGGCCCGCAGCCAGTTACAGCGTCTAACACAAGGGGATCCCACCGTGCCACTCCTCTGGGAGCTCAAAGAGCCTGAGCACCTCAACCAAGTGTTGCAACTACCCCATTGGCAGGATTGGCTATCCCAGTGGAAAAACCGATTTCCATTGGACTGGTGTTCCAAGATACTGGACTTGATGACGAATTTTCCCAACGTCTTCGCCGATCTATCCTATTTCGTCGGCGACTTGGAACGAGAGGATGGCGATGTGCTCCGCAGGCTGCTTTCCGAAATTGCAAAACACAAAACCTGGCAGCATCGCGTCCTTGCCGGTACCGATTGGCCCCTGATCGAGAAAGACGGCGTTGGCGTATCCGAAAGCTGGCTCGCTTTTCGTCAAGCCGTCGATGAGGCGGCCATTCTCGCGAAGGTATCGGCCGACTCGCTGTGGCAAAAACTCACGTGCGAGAACCCACTCAGGTTTCTCAACTTGAAGACGCGGATGGACGCGCTGGAGAAATTCTACAATGAGCCCCTTGGCCAAGACAGGGAAGGTGGAGATCCCGTCTTCTGGTGGCCGGCAGTCCGCCTTTATTACGACCGGGCGAAGGATAACCCCGGACATTGAAATGCCCCAACCCGATATGTAGACTGCCCGCAAGATTTCTACACGCCATCGCATGGGTGAGCAGCACGCTTTTTTTCCTGACGACTCGACTCTGGCCGTCCTGCGGTCCGTCCGTACTCAGGCGGATAAGGGCGACCAGTACCTGACCGACTTGCTCCGTTTGCTGGCCGGCGCTTGTGCCGACTTAGCACCGGCCCTGAAGTTATTCCCGCCTACGGCAACGCTGCGCCCTGTCCAAATCACCACTGGCGTGAAGTTCCCGCTGCAGTCGCTTCTCAAAGCGGCTGAGAGCGTTCGTCAGGCTGCGGGTGGCAAAACAATCACGTGCTCGTCCCTCTTCTACATTGCCGTATCATCCGAAAACTACTGCGGCGATGAAATCGACAGTCAGACCGTTCGCGTTCTCGCCAAACAGGGCTACGGGCTCGCCGGGTTGAGCTTCGTCGACAAGCCGCCCCCGCCGGTTCCGGTTGGTTTGGGAGACGACCTGACCGCGATGTCCTACGGCTGGGAAGCATCACCGCTCGGTCTCGCGGATGACGCCGCCGTACCCCGCTACTTGCAAGTCCTGATGGTCCAACTCTTCGGCGGATACTACACGCCGGTGCTGGTTGCCGAGCCTGGCGTCGGCAAGACCACGCTCGCCATGCAGATTGCCTACATGCTCCGCAGCGGCGACGGGCGGGTAAACTCGTCGATGCATCAGCTCCGGGTCGTCGGGGTATCGCGATCGCACTTAATGTCCGGCACTGCTGACAGGGGGCAGCTTGAGGAACGCGTTCGGCAACTCGTCGATCTTGCCCATCGAGACAATGGCTCCATCGTGTTT is part of the Humisphaera borealis genome and encodes:
- a CDS encoding LysM peptidoglycan-binding domain-containing protein, encoding MPDDLISATSSATPGSVTGVCVRMLLGHHLEPASGQTFGASVTEFAAVTQLSVGDDPVLMGPMQVSIGGCTAPSPFNAMPGTCYGCGQVSPAAGELLRAPMPVLRIGNQGHCAGVAISNVWPHPPIPVMCELKICRSGQRATGGAPPPAAVPQVAHGTVGAGEAATNGQSEFKLKVSWLDAPANGLRVLARPTKGEAAQGVRNLILDEKGCVTFRMPNRECVVQLIDVLPEQIHEQSAATVSEDRLPCLNYTVKKGDTLWSIGQRFGTSWEKIWNHEKNGKLKSDRHSDPKRLQENDALVIPQLQRATLKLNAKTENHVRLVPLLPHIDSHCHVVAASQYEPVLGGSDQQELAAYDEVVLVYKDGVAVRWPAPVTVDVRRTGTDPGEQPTWDRTDVDVQSVVRLSISSSNRTPPQPAIYESETEWTVSKPGSDGVASGVAIFLANGSLTQVPLPTCLRRNGQLPICLRDGQELRFQENLPRLVQRHHFGFAAWINTPAGFRGAVSMVAVGKFLVHNVLESEATNAWYLLRGLAGNSTTDRLNDRAKAIVPLVLDLSQTPIRKSLHAWVLDVIAGSHVEAEVRDDSQDYPRREYIWFKQDVNRIVTVVERIAHKGRGEVLPFAPFDARNPEAMKIVKDCVPQRGFVGIKMYTRCGWLPTENAKLFGDPRGAIVDRQAKELLEFAIKSDLPITNHHSPGGWPPTSEEVGPACFWSSLNFGFPRLNKPNPQASFEDAARWLVEAFCVATARYCEYVQTLASPYIWISTLNENTRLRLNLAHFGTAGAAWCRYQSRQSASIEVSESTSTYLRYNPVIVSGERFAGSQFKAAVLLRLTRASVSELEWYLTDDEFGWARSQLQRLTQGDPTVPLLWELKEPEHLNQVLQLPHWQDWLSQWKNRFPLDWCSKILDLMTNFPNVFADLSYFVGDLEREDGDVLRRLLSEIAKHKTWQHRVLAGTDWPLIEKDGVGVSESWLAFRQAVDEAAILAKVSADSLWQKLTCENPLRFLNLKTRMDALEKFYNEPLGQDREGGDPVFWWPAVRLYYDRAKDNPGH